A stretch of DNA from Nitrospirota bacterium:
GACGCAATCATTAAGCCGTTTAAGCTTGACGATGTTAAAGATGCCCTGCATGTGCTGGGCGTTCAGGGAATGACCGTGACGGAGGTTAAGGGGTTTGGGAGGCAAAAGGGCCATACGGAGGTTTACAGGGGGACTGAGTATGTTATAGATTTCATACCAAAGGTGAAAATAGAGGTGGTAGTAACTGATGATTTGGTTGAAAAGGTGTTAGAGTCTATAGAGAAGGCCGCCAAAACCGGTAAAATCGGGGATGGCAAAATTTTTATTTACAGTGTTGATGACGCTGTAAGAATCAGAACAGGAGAGCGTGGAGACGTTGCTCTCTAAGATAAAAAAACTTATAACAAACCGGAGGTTTAGAATT
This window harbors:
- a CDS encoding P-II family nitrogen regulator, with product MKKIDAIIKPFKLDDVKDALHVLGVQGMTVTEVKGFGRQKGHTEVYRGTEYVIDFIPKVKIEVVVTDDLVEKVLESIEKAAKTGKIGDGKIFIYSVDDAVRIRTGERGDVAL